In the genome of Schistocerca piceifrons isolate TAMUIC-IGC-003096 chromosome X, iqSchPice1.1, whole genome shotgun sequence, one region contains:
- the LOC124721203 gene encoding thymosin beta isoform X3 produces the protein MANPASPSLKDLPKVAPDFKSELEGFKPDKMKKAETHEKNVLPTAEDVATEKTQKALLQGVEKFDTGKLKHTETQEKNPLPDKDVVRQEKVHQNLLEGVEHFDKSSMKHTQTQEKNPLPDPEAIQQEKGKQNLIAGIENFDTSKLKHTETQEKNPLPTKEAIDEEKKA, from the exons ATGGCCAACCCAGCAAGTCCATCCTTGAAGGATCTCCCAAAAGTTGCTCCAGACTTTAAAAGTGAACTGGAAGGTTTCAAGCCAGACAAGATGAAAAAGGCAGAGACTCATGAAAAAAATGTTCTGCCTACTGCTGAAG ATGTGGCCACTGAGAAAACACAGAAGGCTTTGTTGCAGGGTGTTGAAAAATTTGACACAGGAAAACTAAAACACACAGAAACCCAAGAGAAAAATCCCCTTCCTGATAAAGATG TTGTTAGACAGGAGAAAGTTCACCAGAATTTACTGGAAGGTGTGGAACATTTTGATAAATCTTCgatgaaacacacacaaacacaagaaaAGAATCCTCTGCCAGATCCAGAAG caatccaacAAGAGAAAGGAAAGCAAAATCTGATTGCTGGAATTGAGAACTTTGATACAAGCAAACTGAAACATACAGAAACTCAGGAGAAAAATCCACTGCCAACAAAAGAAG CTATTGATGAAGAAAAGAAGGCATAA
- the LOC124721203 gene encoding thymosin beta isoform X2, whose translation MANPASPSLKDLPKVAPDFKSELEGFKPDKMKKAETHEKNVLPTAEDVKQEKQHSELIQGVENFKPERLKRTNTQEKIVLPNAEDVATEKTQKALLQGVEKFDTGKLKHTETQEKNPLPDKDAIQQEKGKQNLIAGIENFDTSKLKHTETQEKNPLPTKEAIDEEKKA comes from the exons ATGGCCAACCCAGCAAGTCCATCCTTGAAGGATCTCCCAAAAGTTGCTCCAGACTTTAAAAGTGAACTGGAAGGTTTCAAGCCAGACAAGATGAAAAAGGCAGAGACTCATGAAAAAAATGTTCTGCCTACTGCTGAAG ATGTGAAACAGGAGAAGCAACACTCGGAACTTATTCAGGGAGTCGAGAACTTTAAACCCGAGAGGTTAAAGAGGACAAATACTCAGGAAAAAATAGTCCTTCCTAATGCTGAAG ATGTGGCCACTGAGAAAACACAGAAGGCTTTGTTGCAGGGTGTTGAAAAATTTGACACAGGAAAACTAAAACACACAGAAACCCAAGAGAAAAATCCCCTTCCTGATAAAGATG caatccaacAAGAGAAAGGAAAGCAAAATCTGATTGCTGGAATTGAGAACTTTGATACAAGCAAACTGAAACATACAGAAACTCAGGAGAAAAATCCACTGCCAACAAAAGAAG CTATTGATGAAGAAAAGAAGGCATAA
- the LOC124721203 gene encoding thymosin beta isoform X1 yields MANPASPSLKDLPKVAPDFKSELEGFKPDKMKKAETHEKNVLPTAEDVKQEKQHSELIQGVENFKPERLKRTNTQEKIVLPNAEDVATEKTQKALLQGVEKFDTGKLKHTETQEKNPLPDKDVVRQEKVHQNLLEGVEHFDKSSMKHTQTQEKNPLPDPEAIQQEKGKQNLIAGIENFDTSKLKHTETQEKNPLPTKEAIDEEKKA; encoded by the exons ATGGCCAACCCAGCAAGTCCATCCTTGAAGGATCTCCCAAAAGTTGCTCCAGACTTTAAAAGTGAACTGGAAGGTTTCAAGCCAGACAAGATGAAAAAGGCAGAGACTCATGAAAAAAATGTTCTGCCTACTGCTGAAG ATGTGAAACAGGAGAAGCAACACTCGGAACTTATTCAGGGAGTCGAGAACTTTAAACCCGAGAGGTTAAAGAGGACAAATACTCAGGAAAAAATAGTCCTTCCTAATGCTGAAG ATGTGGCCACTGAGAAAACACAGAAGGCTTTGTTGCAGGGTGTTGAAAAATTTGACACAGGAAAACTAAAACACACAGAAACCCAAGAGAAAAATCCCCTTCCTGATAAAGATG TTGTTAGACAGGAGAAAGTTCACCAGAATTTACTGGAAGGTGTGGAACATTTTGATAAATCTTCgatgaaacacacacaaacacaagaaaAGAATCCTCTGCCAGATCCAGAAG caatccaacAAGAGAAAGGAAAGCAAAATCTGATTGCTGGAATTGAGAACTTTGATACAAGCAAACTGAAACATACAGAAACTCAGGAGAAAAATCCACTGCCAACAAAAGAAG CTATTGATGAAGAAAAGAAGGCATAA